The Leptotrichia sp. OH3620_COT-345 region CAACTCTTCTTTTTCTTTCTTTATGTTTTCTCTTTTTACTTCATATTCCGTTATTACTTCAGTAGGCGGATTTAAAAACAGTTCTCCTGTTTCTCCATCCATTATTACATCTTGCCCTTCTTTTGCTTCCCCGAGAATTCCTTTTACCCCTACTACGGCAGGCAACTCAAGAGATCTTGCCATTATTGCCGAATGGGCTGTCTTTCCTCCTACTTCAGTGATAAATCCTACACAGTTTTCTAAATCAAGTTGAGCAGTATCTGACGGTGTCAAATCACTTGTAACAACTATAGTATTCGGTCCCAGATTACTCAAATCATTTATTTTCAATCCTAAAAGATTTTTAAGCCATCTTTTTCCAATGTCTTTCAAATCAGCTGCTCTTTCTCTCAAGTATGGATCATCCAACTGTGAAATCATTTCGCAGTATTCTTCTATCCCCTCATTTAATGCCTTAGCTGCAGACATTCCTTCAGCTTTGATTTTTTCTTGAACTTCCATAATCAGATCTTCATCTTCAAGAAGCATTATATGTCCGTCAAAAATCGCAGCTTTGTCTTCTCCCATTTTTTCTTTTACCTTTTCCCTGATAGCAATTAACTGAGTCTTTGATTTTTTCAGTCCTTCTTCCAATTTGGTAAGTTCCGATTCAATTGTAGAGTCAGCAGGTTTTTCTTCAGGTATTACCGGCTCCTCCTCAATAAATAGTAATACTTTTCCTATCGAAACTCCTTCTGAAGCTCCGATTCCTGTTAATCTTTTCATATTGTTCTCCTTATATATAATTTTTTTAGTTACTGATAAATTTTATGATTCAATTAAAATATTTAACTAACTGTTAAGGATTCAACAATGTCCCCTGTAAGCGTATCTATAATTTCTTCCTGTTCAGGTTTTAAAGTAGATTTTATGTCAAGAGGTTCTCCGACTATTTCAATTTTTTTGAACTCATTTGCAAACTTATTTTTCAATGCTGTCAATGCCCCTGTTGCCCATGTATGATTCCCAAGTAATGAAACTTTTCTGTTTTGAAAATTGAGAGAAGCCAATTCATGCAGGAAAGAATCCATGACGAGATACAATCCTGTGTTATATGTCGGCGCTGCCAATAGTAAGTTACTATATTTCCATGTTTCTGCTATTATGTAAGAAGGATGTGTTTTTGAAACATCAAATACCCTTATATCCTTTATTCCTCTCTGGGCCAGTTTATTTGCGATACAGTTCACTATATTTTCAGTATTTCCATACATTGAAGCATATACTATTACTACTCCGCTCTTTTCAGGAGTATATGTACTCCATTTGTTATATAAATCAAATAAGTGCTTTATATCCTCTTCAGTTCTCCAAATAGGACCATGTAACGGTACAACCATTCTTATTTCAAGTGCATTTAATTTTTTTATTACATTTTGAACTTGAAGCCCATATTTCCCAACTATATTTGTATAATATCTTCTTGACTCTGAAGAATAATATTCATCAAAATCTACTTCATCTTTAAATATATTTCCGTTTAATGTTCCAAATGTTCCGAACGCGTCTGCAGAAAACAGTATTTTTTTCGTTTCTTCATAAGTCATTGTCACCTCAGGCCAATGAACCATAGGCGCTCCTATGATTTTTAACTTATTTTCCCCTAAATCTATAACATCTCCTTCTTTTACTTCATAATAATTTTCCGGAGCAAATTTATTATAAAACTGTTCAAAAAAAGCAAAAGTTTTTTTATTTCCCACTATTTTCAATTTTGGGTATAATGCCAATAAATCTTCTATATTTCCACAATGATCAGGCTCCATATGATTGATTATTAAGTAATCCAATTCCCTATCTTTCAGAAGATATTTTATATTTTCCAAATATTGTGCTCTTATCGATGCATCCACAGTATCAATAATTGCAGTTTTTTCGTCAAGTATAATACTTGAATTATATGAAACTCCTTTCGGTAAAGGAAAAAGATTTTCAAATCTTTCCAGCCTTCTGTCATTACCTCCTATCCAATAAATGTTTTCCGATATTTCCTGAACGCAATGCATTTTCACTACCTCCTAATTTTCTCTCCTAATTTCTTTTATTTTATCTCTTAAAAGCTTTACTATTTCTCCTTTTCCAAATTCAGTGGCCATATCCATGGCAGTTCCTCCGTTATTATCTTTTATTAAAGGATTGGCTCCATATAATAATAATAATTTCACTATCCTTGTATTCGACTTTAACGTAGCATCTTCCAACGGTGTCCATCCGTCAGTTCCACTTTTTTCATTCACTAAATCCGGAGCAGTTTTCAATAGTATTTCCACAGCTTCTTCATTTTCATAATAACAGGCAGTATGTAATGTCAGTTTTCCGAAAACAGGATGTTTCTCTCTTACATCCGCACCGTTTTCAATTAAAAACTTCAATATTTCATTATTTCCCGATTCTATTGCAACAATAATCGGTGTATAGCCGTATCTGTCTTTGGAATTGACATCTATAAGTACATCTTCAGCTTCTGTCTGAGCTACAATTTCCATTTCCAGCTCTGCACCGTATACTCCCTTGTTATTTCTATCATTCACTAATTTAAGTTTCTGTTTCTGTTTTTTTTCTCTATTTTCCTTTGTATTCAGATATGCTTTGACATATTTATTGTTATGATCTTTAATAGCCGAAAAAAACAGTTTTAATTTGACATCTATTATTTTTTCAAGTCTGGCTTTTTTCACGAAATCCACTGTTTTTAATTCTCCTGTATTTTTTTGTACAGAAAAAATATTTACACATGCTGACATCCACATAAAAAAAATGCCATAAACTAATGTATTTTTTATCATATTACACTCCTTAGTCTATAGCATATTATACCACAAATATTTCACTATGTCATTAGTATACAGGCAAAATTTTAATCCATTTTATTAATTTCTTTTAAAATTTCATCTATATGTCCCTGAACTTTTACTTTTCTCCATTCCTTCACAATATTACCATCAGTATCTATAAGAAATGTTGAACGTTCTATTCCAAAATATTTTTTCCCGAAATTTATTTTTTCTTTCCAGACTTGATATTTCTCACAAACATCTGAATTTTCATCACTTAAAAGAAGAAACGGTAATTTATATTTTTTCTTAAAATTTTCATGTTTTTTTAGACTGTCTTTGCTTATTCCCAAAACTTCGACTCCTTTAGCTTCAAGTCTTGCAAAATTATCTCTGAATGAACATGCTTCTTGAGTACAACCAGGAGTACTGTCTTTAGGATAAAAATAAATTACTACTATTTTTCCCCTATAATTATTTAAACTAATCATTTCACCATTATCTGCTGGAAGTGTAAATTCCTCCGCTTTCATGATTAAATCCTCCTATTTCATAAAGTCAGGAATATCTATCTTTTTTTCCTCTTTCGGTATGTCAATATTTTCTTCTGACCTTTTATTTTCAACGCTATTTTCATTTTCTGTACTTTCAATATTTTTTTCAATAAAAGTTTCACTTTCCTCAATTATAACCTCGGGAGTTTTTATTTCCTTATTTTTAGACTCATGTTCGGTACCTATCTCAGAATTTTCATTACTTTCATCAAAATTATCTAAAGAAGACATTTCTACTTCATTTTCAGATTTTTGTACTGTACTTTCTTCAATAACTCGCTCTTCTGTATTTTCATGCTTTTCTTCTTTTCTATCATTTTCATGACTCAAAATTTCTTCTACAGTTATTCCTGATATAATTTTTCTCACTTCTTCACCTGTAATTGTTTCTTTTTTCAGAAGAAGCTCGGCAACACCGTCAAGTTTTTTCCTATTTTCTCTAAGTGTATCCAATGTTTTATTATATTCTTCATTAAGTATTTTTCTTATTTCCAAATCAATTTCTCTTACTGTCTCATTACTTTTATTTGACACAAGACTGAATTCCTCATCAGAATTTTCAAGATTTACAGGACCTAATATTTTACTCATCCCTACTCTTTCCACATACATTCTTGCAAGCCTTGTTGCATGTTTTATATCTGAATAAGCTCCTGTACTTATATCGTCCAATACAAGCTCTTCTGCCGCTCTTCCTCCAAACGCAACTTTTATTTTGGCAAGTATTTCTTTACTTGCAATAACCAGTTTCTCTTCAGGAAGAGGCATCATAAATCCTCCAGCATCTCCTCTCGGTATTATAGTTACTTTATGCACAGGATCGGCTCCTTCAGTCACTTCACTCATTATTGCATGACCTGCTTCATGATATGCAAGAAGCTTTTTTTCTTCAGGTTTGATTATTTTACCTTTTTGACCTAATCCCATCCCTATTTTATCTACTGCTTCATCTAAATCTTCCATAGTAATGGTATCTGATGATTTTCTTGCAGCTAATATGGCAGCCTCATTTAAAAGGTTGGCAAGATCGGCTCCTACAAACCCCGGAGTTATCTTAGCTATATCTTCCAGTTTTACATCATCTGAAAGTTTTTTATTTTTCGCATGCACTTTTAATATAGCAATTCTTCCCTGTAAATCAGGAGCATCTACATTTATTCTTCTATCAAATCTTCCAGCTCTCAATAATGCAGGATCAAGTATATCTTCCCTATTTGTAGCTGCTATTACTATTACTTTTGTATCGGTTTCAAATCCGTCCATTTCTACAAGAAGCTGGTTCAATGTTTGTTCTCTTTCATCATTACTTCCACTATTTTTCCCAGTACTTCTTCTTCTTCCAATAGCATCTATTTCATCTATAAATATTATTGAAGGTGTACTCGACTTTGCCTTTTCAAATAAATCTCTTACTCTTGAAGCACCCACTCCAACAAACATCTCTACAAATTCCGAACCTGAAATTGTATAAAATGAAGCCCCCGATTCTCCTGCTACAGCTTTCGCAAGAAGTGTTTTTCCGGTCCCCGGTCTTCCCAGTAACAATACTCCTTTCGGAACTCTTGCCCCGGCTTTAGTATATTTTTCAGGATTTTTCAGAAAATCAACTACTTCTTTCAATTCTTCTTTTGCTCCGTCAACTCCTGCAACATCATCAAATTTCACATCAGGTTTTTTATCCAGTTTATCCGCTCTCGATTTTCCGAAACCGAATATATTTCCGGGTCCTCCTCCTTGTGACCCTCCCATAATTTTTCTACTGAAAAATATTACTATTCCTATCATCAGAATCATAGGTAAAATCTGAATCAAAAACACGAGAAAAACTCCTGATGATGACGGTTCCGCTACTTTCAAACTTACTTTTTTATTTTCCATTGCCTGTACTATAGTAGGATCATCACCTATTCTTTCAGTTATTTTTCTTGTGACATATGCTACTTCCTTTTTGTTTTCTTTCAAAACAGCAATTAACTTATCATCTTTTTCAGTTATTTCCTTAAATGTTCCGTTTTTTATTTTTGTTATGAATTCACTATAAGGAATTTCTTTTTTTTGCTGAAAATAACTTTGAACATTTCCATTCCAGAAGAATAGAAATCCCATTGTTATTAATATAATTAAAGTAAAAAATGCAGGAGAACCTCCAAATGGTGATTTATCTCCATTTGACCCTCCTCTTTTCCGCTTATTGTCATTTCTCAATTCTTCCAATCTTTTTCTTATATCATCTTTATTTTTATCGTCCATTCTTCCTCCCAATTATTAGTATCTTTTCTTGGATTTCCAATTTATTTATTTCTTCTTCTCTTATTTTTTTTACCTTTTGAGAAAATTTAATGTCTCCTACTGCAATTATTTCTTTCATTTCAAAACTTTCAGTTTCCTGTATATACTCGATAATAGGAATTTCTTCTCTTTTCCACTTGGAAATTTTTTGATCTATTAAAATTTTTTTAACTTTCTTATGACCTAAATTATTTAATAAAACCATATCTCCTGATTTTCTGCTTCGAATAACCAGTTTTTCTATATTTTCATGTCCTGAATTTTTAAATTTCAAAAATACGTAATCTGTATTTCCAGTTTTACTGAATTTTTTTGTAAATTCTTTCAAGCTATTATATAAATGTACTTCGTAATTGTACCACTCTATACTTTGATTTATCTTTATAATTTTCGTATTTCCATATTCAGCTGTATTTTCCGGTTTTTCATATTTATCAATAATTTTTATATTTCCGTATTCTTTTCTCAAAAACTTGTTCTTCCCTAAATTAAACTCTTTTGAACCTTTTGGATTAATTATACCGTTCGTATTAAATATATTTTTATACAGCTGATCAATTTTCCTTCTGTTGATTTCAATATTATTCTCCTGCAAATATTTTACAATCATATTTTTTGACTCTTTTTCATCTTCTTTTTTATTTATTTCAGAAATCAGCTCATTTATTTTTGATTGAAATTCAGGATTTATTTTATAAAATTTTGGAAAAACCTCATTTCTTATATAATTTCTCGTATATCCATTTTCTTTATTTGTATAATCTGTCAAGTATTTTTCTCCGTTTAACTTTAAACAATCCAATATTTCCTTTTTTTCAAAAGATAAAATAGGTCTTATTATATTTCCTCTTTTTTTAGGAATCCCTTTCAAACCTTTTATTGATGTTCCTCTTAAAAGCCTGAATATAAAAGTTTCCACATTATCATCAAGATTATGCCCTGTCGCAATTTTGTCGTACTTTATTTCATTAAGTGTTTCTTCCAGGACTTTATATCTTAATTCTCTTGCTGCAAGCTCTATTGATTTTTTATTTTCTAAAGCATATTTTGTTACATCTATACTTTTTATATATAAATCAACATTATTTTCTGAAGAAAACTTCTTTACAAATTCCAAGTCACTATTGACATCATATCTTAAATTATGATTTACATAAAGTATAGAAAGTTTAAGAGAAAAACTCTCTTTAAAAAAAGATAATGTTCTGTACAAAAAAACCGAATCAGGTCCTCCTGAAAAAGCTATCAGTATTTTATCATCTTCCCTTATTAAATTGCTTTTTTCCAATTTGTTTATTTTTTCTTTTATTTCTCCGAAAACAAACATTTTTTCACCTATTTTCCTATTTTAACTGTCCTGTTTCTTTTCTTTTTTTAAGGTGTTCATCATGGGTTTTTGAATAATATGTTTTTCCTTTATAAGTAAAAAAGAAAAGGTTATCATTGACTTCAGCTTTTTCTACCGCTCTAAATGTCTCAATAGGAGGATTTCCTATAGGTGTTGGCGGCAGTCCTTTGACTTTATATGAGTTATAAGGAGTTTCCATTGCTTTTAATTCTCCTCTCAATGCCTGTCTTCCCAATTCATATTTTAGTGTAGCATCTGATTCAAGTTTCATATCAATTTCCAAACGTTTTATAAATACACCTGCTACCTTCGGTTTATCAGCTAAATCTGAAACTTCTGCTTCAACAATTGATGCAAGCTTCAACTGATCATAAAACTTCTTTTTGTCCGGATATTTTTCAGAAGGGAATTTTTTTAAGAATTCAGTCAATATTGTTACCATTACTTGTTTTGTAGTTGTTCCCTCAGGAAAAATATAAGTTTCAGGATAAAAATATCCTTCAAAATTATTATTTTCATGAGGATAAGGAAAATCAATTTCTTTTAATGCGTTGTCTATTTCTTCTTGACTTCCCAATCCCAAAGCATCTATTCTTTCATATACTTGCTTTTTTGTGAATCCTTCAGGTATCGTAAGCCTTATCCCGTTTGAATCTTTATTATGTATTTTTTTTATTACTTGATACCTTGAAAATTTGCCGTTAAATCTGTAAGTTCCTATTTTCAGATTTGAAGAACTTCCGGTCATTTTGAGATATATTTTGTCTATTATTCCATAATTTAATCCCATTTTTTTATATATTTGCTGAAAATTCGTACCTTTCGTTACATTTATATTTACATTTTTATATTCTTTTTTTATATAAAAAAAAGTGTATACAAATATTAAATTGACAATAACAAGTATACTTATAAATACATTGAATGCTATCAGTATTTTTTTCATATTTCTCCCAATCTTTCATTTTTTTATTATTTCACAAACTTTATTCAATCTATTTTAAAAAATTCTTCAATATTTTTATTTAAACGCTCTTCTATTATCCTTGCTCTTCTTTCCTGCTCTTTTTTTCTTATAGTTTCCATATCGTCCGGATTTTTGTTTTCTTTATTGTAAATTACTGTTTTTAAATTGCTGTTTTTATTAATTATTTCCTTAATTTTTTCTTTTTCCCCTATTGATAATTTCACATTTCCGTCCGGATTTCTGGAAAATACTCTCAAATTCCCGTCACTTTCAAATTTTATTATCATATATTTATATTCATTGTCAAAATATATTATCTCATTTTTATAACTTTTAAAAAGACCTTTCTCGGTATTTAAATAAACTTTTCCTTTTTTTTCGCTTATCCAACCTCTTTCCTTATTTTCAACCCATATGTTTTCTTGTGGAATATAATAAGTTTTTACTATCCTGTATCCATTTTCTTCCTGTTTAAAATCATACTTAATATTTTCATATTCAGCTTCCTGAATATTTGATGTTTTTACAAGATACCATTTACCATATGAAGCAGGTGTATAAAATCTTAAAACCGGATTCAATTTTTTATCCAATTTATTTATAGCTTTTTCAATTTTACTTTTTTTATTAGCTTTTACTTTTTTTTCATCAATTATCTGTTCCAGATAGATAATATCCTCCTCTTTAAAATTATCAGTTTCCGTCTTATTTTCATCAACTACTTTTACTTTTACAGTTTCATTTTCTTTTTTTATATAATTTTTTTTCAACTGAGACTGTTTTTTACCTACTACCTCTGAAAATACTGAAAATGAAAATAATATAAAAAAAATAAACATGTATGATTTATTTACTTTCAAGTTTTTCACCTTTTTCATTACAAATTTTTCATAATTATAGCATATATACACTTTTTTATAAAGTAAATTATTGCATTTTTAGAAGAAAACCGTTACAATATTTTATCAAATTATTTGGGAGGAGCTTATGAAAAAGAAAAATATAATTTTATTTTTTTATTTTTTTATTCTAATTTGGTCATGCGGAAAGTCCGACAATGTTTTTGAAAATAAAGATAAGAAAAATTCTGAAACAGAA contains the following coding sequences:
- a CDS encoding FprA family A-type flavoprotein; the encoded protein is MHCVQEISENIYWIGGNDRRLERFENLFPLPKGVSYNSSIILDEKTAIIDTVDASIRAQYLENIKYLLKDRELDYLIINHMEPDHCGNIEDLLALYPKLKIVGNKKTFAFFEQFYNKFAPENYYEVKEGDVIDLGENKLKIIGAPMVHWPEVTMTYEETKKILFSADAFGTFGTLNGNIFKDEVDFDEYYSSESRRYYTNIVGKYGLQVQNVIKKLNALEIRMVVPLHGPIWRTEEDIKHLFDLYNKWSTYTPEKSGVVIVYASMYGNTENIVNCIANKLAQRGIKDIRVFDVSKTHPSYIIAETWKYSNLLLAAPTYNTGLYLVMDSFLHELASLNFQNRKVSLLGNHTWATGALTALKNKFANEFKKIEIVGEPLDIKSTLKPEQEEIIDTLTGDIVESLTVS
- a CDS encoding ankyrin repeat domain-containing protein gives rise to the protein MIKNTLVYGIFFMWMSACVNIFSVQKNTGELKTVDFVKKARLEKIIDVKLKLFFSAIKDHNNKYVKAYLNTKENREKKQKQKLKLVNDRNNKGVYGAELEMEIVAQTEAEDVLIDVNSKDRYGYTPIIVAIESGNNEILKFLIENGADVREKHPVFGKLTLHTACYYENEEAVEILLKTAPDLVNEKSGTDGWTPLEDATLKSNTRIVKLLLLYGANPLIKDNNGGTAMDMATEFGKGEIVKLLRDKIKEIRREN
- the bcp gene encoding thioredoxin-dependent thiol peroxidase → MKAEEFTLPADNGEMISLNNYRGKIVVIYFYPKDSTPGCTQEACSFRDNFARLEAKGVEVLGISKDSLKKHENFKKKYKLPFLLLSDENSDVCEKYQVWKEKINFGKKYFGIERSTFLIDTDGNIVKEWRKVKVQGHIDEILKEINKMD
- the ftsH gene encoding ATP-dependent zinc metalloprotease FtsH, yielding MDDKNKDDIRKRLEELRNDNKRKRGGSNGDKSPFGGSPAFFTLIILITMGFLFFWNGNVQSYFQQKKEIPYSEFITKIKNGTFKEITEKDDKLIAVLKENKKEVAYVTRKITERIGDDPTIVQAMENKKVSLKVAEPSSSGVFLVFLIQILPMILMIGIVIFFSRKIMGGSQGGGPGNIFGFGKSRADKLDKKPDVKFDDVAGVDGAKEELKEVVDFLKNPEKYTKAGARVPKGVLLLGRPGTGKTLLAKAVAGESGASFYTISGSEFVEMFVGVGASRVRDLFEKAKSSTPSIIFIDEIDAIGRRRSTGKNSGSNDEREQTLNQLLVEMDGFETDTKVIVIAATNREDILDPALLRAGRFDRRINVDAPDLQGRIAILKVHAKNKKLSDDVKLEDIAKITPGFVGADLANLLNEAAILAARKSSDTITMEDLDEAVDKIGMGLGQKGKIIKPEEKKLLAYHEAGHAIMSEVTEGADPVHKVTIIPRGDAGGFMMPLPEEKLVIASKEILAKIKVAFGGRAAEELVLDDISTGAYSDIKHATRLARMYVERVGMSKILGPVNLENSDEEFSLVSNKSNETVREIDLEIRKILNEEYNKTLDTLRENRKKLDGVAELLLKKETITGEEVRKIISGITVEEILSHENDRKEEKHENTEERVIEESTVQKSENEVEMSSLDNFDESNENSEIGTEHESKNKEIKTPEVIIEESETFIEKNIESTENENSVENKRSEENIDIPKEEKKIDIPDFMK
- the tilS gene encoding tRNA lysidine(34) synthetase TilS; translation: MFVFGEIKEKINKLEKSNLIREDDKILIAFSGGPDSVFLYRTLSFFKESFSLKLSILYVNHNLRYDVNSDLEFVKKFSSENNVDLYIKSIDVTKYALENKKSIELAARELRYKVLEETLNEIKYDKIATGHNLDDNVETFIFRLLRGTSIKGLKGIPKKRGNIIRPILSFEKKEILDCLKLNGEKYLTDYTNKENGYTRNYIRNEVFPKFYKINPEFQSKINELISEINKKEDEKESKNMIVKYLQENNIEINRRKIDQLYKNIFNTNGIINPKGSKEFNLGKNKFLRKEYGNIKIIDKYEKPENTAEYGNTKIIKINQSIEWYNYEVHLYNSLKEFTKKFSKTGNTDYVFLKFKNSGHENIEKLVIRSRKSGDMVLLNNLGHKKVKKILIDQKISKWKREEIPIIEYIQETESFEMKEIIAVGDIKFSQKVKKIREEEINKLEIQEKILIIGRKNGR
- the mltG gene encoding endolytic transglycosylase MltG → MKKILIAFNVFISILVIVNLIFVYTFFYIKKEYKNVNINVTKGTNFQQIYKKMGLNYGIIDKIYLKMTGSSSNLKIGTYRFNGKFSRYQVIKKIHNKDSNGIRLTIPEGFTKKQVYERIDALGLGSQEEIDNALKEIDFPYPHENNNFEGYFYPETYIFPEGTTTKQVMVTILTEFLKKFPSEKYPDKKKFYDQLKLASIVEAEVSDLADKPKVAGVFIKRLEIDMKLESDATLKYELGRQALRGELKAMETPYNSYKVKGLPPTPIGNPPIETFRAVEKAEVNDNLFFFTYKGKTYYSKTHDEHLKKRKETGQLK